The proteins below are encoded in one region of Brachyspira intermedia PWS/A:
- a CDS encoding UDP-N-acetylmuramate dehydrogenase, translating into MNMQENYKMVESFLKEKNIEYYINQAFSKFSRFNVGGNIDLYIVVKKISDFLELANFLYKNVIDYFVMGDTSKVIVSDNGYNGIIVSLEGEFESFEFLDDGVLKSNSSAILERLSHEARIRNLSGLEFVALVNTRIGAAIYDKLESFGISLLNLVKSVTLFNKQDCTVTELSKDEYLALTDKEKRFIIILSAVLVLEKDSPESIDNRIDWFRYIRGSVAPTDASIGPVFEDFYDVKAYEMVERVGGLDMQFGAMKWHKRFPNYIINESLYDAKTESTAEDVINLIEDTRKKIEQHYAFNPRINIVLLS; encoded by the coding sequence ATGAATATGCAAGAAAATTACAAAATGGTTGAGAGCTTTCTCAAAGAAAAAAATATAGAATATTACATAAACCAAGCCTTTAGTAAATTTAGCAGATTTAATGTAGGCGGAAATATTGACTTATATATTGTTGTGAAAAAAATATCTGATTTTTTAGAACTTGCTAATTTCTTGTATAAGAATGTTATTGATTATTTTGTGATGGGTGATACTAGTAAGGTTATAGTTTCTGATAATGGTTATAATGGCATAATAGTATCATTAGAAGGAGAATTTGAATCTTTTGAATTTTTAGATGATGGGGTCTTAAAATCTAATAGTTCTGCTATTTTAGAAAGACTTTCGCATGAGGCTAGAATTAGAAATTTATCCGGATTAGAGTTTGTAGCTTTAGTTAATACTAGAATAGGGGCAGCTATATATGATAAATTAGAATCTTTTGGAATATCTCTTCTTAATTTAGTGAAGTCTGTAACATTATTTAATAAACAAGATTGCACTGTAACAGAATTAAGTAAAGATGAATATTTAGCTTTAACTGATAAAGAAAAAAGATTTATTATTATATTATCAGCAGTATTGGTATTAGAAAAAGATAGTCCTGAAAGTATTGATAATAGAATAGATTGGTTTAGATATATAAGAGGCTCTGTTGCTCCTACAGATGCTAGTATAGGACCTGTATTTGAAGATTTTTATGATGTAAAAGCCTATGAGATGGTGGAGAGAGTAGGCGGACTTGATATGCAATTTGGAGCTATGAAATGGCATAAAAGATTTCCAAACTATATTATCAATGAATCATTATATGATGCTAAAACTGAAAGTACAGCTGAAGATGTTATTAATTTGATAGAGGATACTAGAAAAAAAATAGAACAGCATTATGCTTTTAATCCAAGGATTAATATTGTATTACTTAGCTGA